The following is a genomic window from Tetrapisispora phaffii CBS 4417 chromosome 12, complete genome.
TGGTTactataaataaaatatttaaatattcaaacatTTAAGGCTACTGATAATGTTAAAAGTGATACTAGAGTTTCTATCAATACCCACTGGCACTATTAATTAGAAAGGTAACGGCTAGTAAATGCGAGTTGTGAGGGTTGCATTCCATCTGTATTccatattattataaactGTTTTCATCTACCTCACACAATGaatactatatatatgtttgtTATATTCATCCAGTTATAAAGggatataattttttggaatattatatatcatatatttatatacgtattttattgttttattagTTAACATTATAATTCAGAGCCACAGAATAAGTAGTCTGATATTACTATTggtttttcttttcctcTTCGATCACATACGGACCGTTCAACGTCAATGAATAATTTGTACACGGTTTGTAATCCCTTTGAATTACTTCTGGGATAAAACCCCATCTccatataaatttataatcttCACCTTTATGAATTGTCAAAATTCTTAAATATTGCAGGAACATGATATAATAGTATACACCTGTTCCTGTTAATAAATGCCACCATCCATGCAATTCAAAGAATGCACCAAATGGaagtaataaatattttcttctaatatGAATCCAAAGTGAACAGAATTGATTATCTAAATTCCAAGCAATAAATCCAACTAGAAACAGTATGGTCCCTATTACCATGCAAGAATGCAGGTTAGATATGGCGGTTTTATCcttaattttcttttgggttaataaaaatgacaTTGCAGCGACacaaatattcaatagtGCATATGctatttgatgaattgcTGGTTTCTTAAAGATAATGTAAAGAACACTCAAACTAGTGACACcgataaaaataatagacCCAACAACAACCTGTCTCTTCTTGGAGATATTGATGCTTGTGTCATCATCAGCTGGTCTATCCAAATATTCAGTAAATTCACAGATCATTGACCAACTTGGTATACAAGTTGCATATAACATCGGAAGTTCGTCtaacaattgataattataGCTCAAACTCATGTGAAACAACCAAGATCCTATACCAACAAGCGCAAACCCAAGGccaattaaaataaatttggtCTCTAATTGCGAACGGTATGCAGCATAAGTAGTATACAAAGCAGTAGAGACAAAAACAGCATTAGTCAACGTATTAGACCATTCTGCGATATATGAAGAGACAACATAGTTCTCCTCACACCAATCGATTGTAGATGTAACTTCCCCCCAATATCCTTCAACTGGTGCATCAGGGTATGACCAtcttaaataattcatttttccTTAACCTTTCCTAATggtatatattattgttcaACCCAAGTTACGATTTTACAACTACAAACATGCAAAAGAAATAACTCCCTGCTGAGGTAGagttcttatatatatatatatatgggTATGTGGTCGACTGTCCCCTACTATAAAAAGTTGCAATTTAGCTGAACAGTGATGAGTATTATTTAGCATTGCTTCCTTTAATGTGTCAATAGATTTCTTATGAAACCTCTACAAGAAATATACTGCAAATTCAAGACCATCGCAAATTTCAATGGACACATAACAATTTTGAGGGAAATAACCTTTATTGCGGTGGAAACGACAACGACAGCGAGAGATACCGCAACACGCTGCCTGTTCCAGGCGGGCAAAAAAGCAGGTCCTACCCGGATTCGAACCGGGGTTGGTCGGATCAAAACCGACAGTGATAACCACTACACTATAGGACCGTGATTTCATGAATTGTACGGTTCACCAGCTACGCCACACCGGCTTTACCAAGTCGAGTTAGACTACTGAGCTACTGTATGGCAACTAAGATGTATCCAATAGCTCGGTTCAATGACAATAGACACATTATTCATGAAGTGTGTCAACAATGGTAGATGCAACCTGGACTTgtcaaaaaagaaaacgtTTAAAAAGTGACCCAATATCAGAGATTGAAGGGAAGCTTAAACATCattcatattatttagAATATATAGTTTTAAGAGAAACGAGCGTAATTGATGTGCACAACAGGCTAAAAAGACCCACTGAATGCACTTCCATATCTGATTATAGTAACCCTACTGTAAGACCATATTCCTGAGTAACAATATTACTACACCAGACCTCATATTATAACAAGTTTGAGGGGGCAACTGGAATAATAGATTGCTCGTCAAAGTAGGTCAGTGCTCGACTTTCCAGGATCACGACCAGATGATATCTTGAAATGGGTTTATGTACTGATTGTTCTCATACATTTCATCACGATTTGTGTCTGCATTTTGAGCACGTATATCAAAATACCGTAACAGCCATTAACCATAACCTCTCGCATAGATAGCGTTGGCAATTGGACACAGGATCTTCCAGATGGCATGTGGATCATGGCTATTCAACACTGCAAGTATTACACACAACATGCTTAGATTGAATAGGCGATCAAGAACGAGAAAACGACActacaaaatattgatcACAGATACAACTGAATGGTAGGAGACCACTTTCTGGTTATCTCAATACAGCCTTAGTATCCATGGTGCTTAATGCATCACATGCAGTTCACTATATATTGACTCTTATAACAATTAATTAACTctttataaatttcaatactttatttaaaaCGATATTacttgaaaaatatttacgCTGTAGcgtaaatatttataaaaaaaggtcgacaaatttaaaagaacaaaCAATTCTAGTGATACTGAAATATGAAGAAAGTACTAAACTAACATAATCAGATAACTAACTGGAAATAATGGAACCTAATTCTGCTGATAATTT
Proteins encoded in this region:
- the TPHA0L01840 gene encoding ceramidase (similar to Saccharomyces cerevisiae YPC1 (YBR183W) and YDC1 (YPL087W); ancestral locus Anc_8.564) produces the protein MNYLRWSYPDAPVEGYWGEVTSTIDWCEENYVVSSYIAEWSNTLTNAVFVSTALYTTYAAYRSQLETKFILIGLGFALVGIGSWLFHMSLSYNYQLLDELPMLYATCIPSWSMICEFTEYLDRPADDDTSINISKKRQVVVGSIIFIGVTSLSVLYIIFKKPAIHQIAYALLNICVAAMSFLLTQKKIKDKTAISNLHSCMVIGTILFLVGFIAWNLDNQFCSLWIHIRRKYLLLPFGAFFELHGWWHLLTGTGVYYYIMFLQYLRILTIHKGEDYKFIWRWGFIPEVIQRDYKPCTNYSLTLNGPYVIEEEKKNQ